In Methanothermococcus thermolithotrophicus DSM 2095, one DNA window encodes the following:
- a CDS encoding TrkA family potassium uptake protein, whose product MEALNQIKVGIITIGMIIIFATIGWMHIEGWDLFTSLYVSIITVSTVGYGDVTPQTFLGKLLSLIIVVSGVGAVAYTFSGIARFFIEGQFKRIIRLKKMQNRLKKLSDHYIICGFGKFGKVVAKKFKDAGVPFVVIDEDQQTVDEILEKYPNLIYVVGDATSDDVLYKAGIERAKGLITVVDSDAENVFITLSAKRLNPNIYTVAKAENKNTVDKLLKAGADRVVSPYDIGGSRIAEMSLKPEVFDFVSSLMDTSQDMEIGKFQIPKTSGIVGKTLYESKIRPKTGATILAIKKGNELLVNPGPDTVLDKDNIICAFGTKKQLEELKKILDDK is encoded by the coding sequence ATGGAAGCTTTAAATCAGATAAAAGTTGGAATAATTACCATTGGTATGATTATTATTTTTGCAACCATTGGATGGATGCATATTGAGGGATGGGATTTATTTACGTCACTCTATGTCTCCATAATAACAGTATCAACTGTTGGCTATGGGGATGTAACTCCTCAAACATTTTTAGGAAAATTGCTGTCATTAATTATCGTTGTATCTGGCGTCGGTGCTGTTGCATATACCTTTTCAGGTATTGCAAGATTTTTTATTGAGGGGCAGTTTAAAAGAATCATAAGGTTGAAAAAAATGCAGAATAGGTTGAAAAAATTAAGTGACCACTACATAATATGCGGTTTTGGGAAATTTGGAAAAGTCGTAGCTAAAAAATTTAAGGATGCAGGAGTTCCATTTGTTGTCATAGATGAAGATCAGCAAACTGTTGATGAAATATTGGAAAAGTATCCTAACCTAATATATGTAGTCGGGGATGCAACATCTGACGATGTTTTATATAAGGCAGGTATTGAGAGGGCCAAAGGATTGATTACTGTCGTTGATTCAGATGCTGAAAATGTTTTTATAACACTATCTGCAAAACGACTTAATCCAAATATATACACTGTAGCCAAGGCCGAAAATAAGAACACAGTTGACAAACTGCTAAAAGCTGGGGCGGATAGAGTAGTTTCACCATACGATATCGGCGGTTCAAGAATAGCAGAAATGTCCTTAAAACCTGAAGTTTTTGATTTTGTAAGTAGTTTGATGGATACATCTCAAGATATGGAAATAGGAAAGTTTCAAATACCTAAAACATCTGGAATCGTAGGTAAAACACTTTATGAGTCTAAAATAAGACCAAAAACCGGTGCCACAATATTGGCAATAAAAAAAGGAAATGAACTATTAGTTAATCCAGGTCCAGATACTGTTTTGGATAAAGATAATATAATATGCGCCTTTGGAACAAAAAAACAGCTTGAAGAACTCAAAAAAATACTAGATGACAAATAA
- a CDS encoding fumarylacetoacetate hydrolase family protein, translated as MDDMKSLKPTKIICVGLNYIDHAKELNMEIPKEPIIFLKPTSAIIYNNDTIVRPKISKRVDYEVELAIVIGKECKNVKKEDAMEHIKGYTILNDVTARDLQEKDGQWTRAKSFDTFCPIGPKIVSDLDPHDLDIQLRLNGEVKQKSNTKNMIFKVDELVEFVSSIMTLYPGDIISTGTPPGVGQLEKGDIVEAEIEGIGILKNYVE; from the coding sequence ATGGATGATATGAAAAGTTTAAAACCAACAAAAATCATCTGCGTTGGTTTAAACTACATAGATCATGCGAAAGAACTTAACATGGAAATTCCAAAAGAGCCGATAATCTTTTTAAAACCAACATCTGCCATAATATACAATAACGATACAATTGTAAGGCCGAAAATATCAAAAAGAGTGGATTACGAAGTTGAATTGGCCATAGTAATCGGAAAAGAATGTAAAAATGTAAAAAAAGAAGATGCGATGGAGCATATAAAAGGATATACTATATTAAACGATGTTACGGCAAGAGATCTTCAAGAGAAAGATGGCCAATGGACAAGAGCCAAATCTTTTGATACTTTTTGTCCAATAGGTCCAAAAATAGTTTCTGACTTGGATCCTCATGATTTGGATATTCAGCTCAGGTTAAATGGGGAGGTAAAGCAAAAGTCAAACACAAAAAATATGATATTTAAAGTTGACGAGCTCGTTGAATTTGTATCATCAATAATGACGTTATACCCTGGAGATATTATATCAACAGGTACACCTCCAGGGGTTGGCCAGTTGGAAAAAGGAGATATTGTTGAGGCAGAGATCGAAGGCATAGGAATTTTAAAAAATTATGTTGAATAA
- the hpt gene encoding hypoxanthine/guanine phosphoribosyltransferase: protein MILEESLKSCPTVKRGKYEYFIHPISDGVPVVKPELLREVTTRIIKMADMDIDKIVTAEAMGIPIATTISLFTDIPYVIMRKREYKLEGEIPVHQETGYSKGELYLNGIQKGDRVLILDDVISTGGTLIAIIKALEKAGAEIKDIVCIIDRGEGKKEVEEKTGYKIKTLVKIDVEDGKVVFVDE from the coding sequence ATGATATTAGAAGAATCGTTAAAATCATGCCCGACAGTAAAAAGAGGAAAATACGAATACTTCATACATCCTATTTCAGATGGGGTACCAGTTGTTAAACCAGAGCTCTTGAGGGAAGTTACCACAAGAATAATTAAAATGGCAGATATGGACATAGATAAAATAGTTACAGCAGAAGCCATGGGCATTCCAATTGCAACCACCATATCGCTATTTACAGACATACCCTATGTAATCATGAGAAAGAGGGAATACAAGTTAGAAGGAGAAATTCCAGTCCATCAGGAAACTGGATACAGTAAAGGGGAGCTATATTTAAACGGAATCCAAAAAGGAGATAGAGTCTTAATTTTGGATGATGTAATATCCACTGGAGGAACTTTAATAGCCATAATTAAGGCATTAGAAAAAGCTGGAGCAGAAATAAAAGATATAGTGTGTATAATAGACAGGGGCGAAGGAAAAAAAGAAGTAGAAGAGAAAACAGGATACAAAATAAAAACACTGGTTAAAATAGATGTTGAAGATGGAAAAGTTGTATTTGTTGATGAATGA
- a CDS encoding FAD-dependent oxidoreductase produces MKIVVVGGGTSGLLSALALEKEGHDVLVLEKDKVGGLCRSENIDGYTVDIGVHAITMLNDGPLTRLLNNYARYIPNFREYGDYYVRTDKLHKIPVSMNEWMTTNLIPHRDKILITTKIMDLMTTGFTKDSSVYDIVRDLNLSDTSIDFFNTISFFLSGEDMEKTPLWRLFTGAGYIPEDDILPFIYKDMKINPLKSAIFKKFGTEKIMRILNDGFLTSIKNSSKRYIAKFINRNRYWTQGYPVGGVQSICNCITYSMNTTKIKNEEVIKIVEEGKGYIVETKENSYYADVVVYSAPSRTLPDIAKIDDIQKHRNKLKNIKFTESLTVWVGHEKNCFPYLGSEVWIDHPCWATTTSNYDKSLAPKGKHLMGFSFINVKKEDALGIIEDKMNIDLDKSDMIHIQKHIPEQASCSVGQFFVYPKVKDNFFVVGTDADPRSMGITRAAYSVEVMLSEFKNTYGM; encoded by the coding sequence ATGAAGATTGTAGTGGTGGGAGGAGGTACTTCTGGCCTTTTATCAGCTCTTGCACTGGAAAAAGAAGGTCATGATGTTTTAGTACTTGAAAAAGATAAAGTAGGAGGCCTTTGTAGGAGTGAAAATATAGATGGTTACACTGTTGATATCGGTGTTCATGCAATAACTATGTTAAATGATGGACCGTTGACAAGATTGCTGAACAACTATGCAAGATATATTCCTAATTTCAGAGAATACGGAGATTATTATGTTAGAACGGATAAATTACACAAAATACCTGTATCTATGAATGAATGGATGACTACAAATCTAATCCCACACCGTGACAAAATTTTAATTACTACAAAAATCATGGACTTGATGACCACAGGTTTTACAAAAGATAGTTCTGTTTACGATATTGTGAGGGACCTGAATTTAAGCGATACATCTATAGATTTCTTCAATACAATATCATTCTTCCTAAGTGGGGAGGATATGGAAAAAACGCCATTATGGAGGCTTTTCACGGGGGCAGGATATATTCCAGAAGACGACATACTACCTTTCATCTACAAGGATATGAAGATAAACCCACTAAAATCAGCCATATTCAAAAAATTTGGTACTGAAAAAATTATGAGAATTTTAAACGATGGATTTTTAACATCCATAAAGAACAGTTCTAAGCGATACATAGCCAAATTTATAAATAGAAATAGATATTGGACCCAAGGCTATCCTGTTGGAGGTGTTCAGTCCATATGCAACTGTATAACCTATTCAATGAATACAACCAAAATAAAAAATGAAGAAGTTATAAAAATTGTAGAAGAAGGTAAAGGATACATTGTAGAAACAAAAGAAAACAGTTATTATGCAGATGTTGTTGTATATTCTGCCCCTTCAAGAACCCTTCCAGATATTGCAAAAATTGACGATATACAAAAACACCGCAATAAATTAAAGAATATAAAATTTACAGAGTCCTTAACCGTTTGGGTAGGTCATGAAAAAAACTGTTTTCCTTACTTAGGTTCTGAAGTCTGGATAGATCACCCCTGCTGGGCCACAACTACATCAAATTACGATAAAAGTTTAGCGCCAAAGGGAAAACACCTAATGGGTTTTTCATTTATAAATGTAAAAAAAGAAGATGCCTTGGGCATAATAGAAGACAAAATGAATATAGATTTGGATAAATCAGATATGATTCATATTCAAAAACACATACCTGAACAAGCTTCATGCTCTGTAGGTCAATTCTTTGTTTATCCTAAGGTAAAAGATAATTTCTTTGTTGTAGGTACAGACGCAGACCCACGAAGTATGGGAATAACAAGGGCAGCTTATTCTGTAGAGGTCATGCTCTCTGAATTTAAAAATACGTATGGCATGTAA
- the nifH gene encoding nitrogenase iron protein has protein sequence MKQIAFYGKGGIGKSTTVCNIAAALADQGKKVMVVGCDPKHDCTSNLRGGQEIPTVLDILREKGLDKLGLETIIEKEMIEINDIIYEGYNGIYCVEAGGPKPGYGCAGRGVIVVIDLLKKMNLYKDLKLDIVLYDVLGDVVCGGFAMPLRMGLAEQIYVVTSSDYMAIYAANNICRGISEFVKRGGSKLGGLIYNVRGSMDAYDIVNEFADKLGANIVGKVPNSHLIPEAEIEGKTVIEYDPNDEISQVYRELAKKIYENNEGTIPKPLENIEIMTIGKKIKERLKKERMKN, from the coding sequence TTGAAACAGATCGCTTTTTATGGAAAAGGAGGAATAGGAAAATCCACCACAGTGTGCAACATTGCCGCAGCTCTAGCAGATCAGGGTAAAAAAGTAATGGTCGTTGGATGTGATCCAAAGCATGATTGTACTTCAAATTTAAGGGGCGGACAGGAAATTCCAACAGTTTTAGATATCCTTAGGGAAAAAGGACTGGACAAACTAGGTTTAGAAACCATAATAGAAAAAGAAATGATAGAAATTAACGACATCATTTATGAAGGGTACAATGGAATCTACTGCGTTGAAGCAGGAGGGCCAAAACCAGGATATGGTTGTGCAGGACGAGGAGTAATTGTGGTAATAGATCTTTTAAAAAAGATGAATTTATATAAGGATTTAAAACTCGATATTGTACTCTACGATGTTTTAGGGGACGTTGTATGTGGTGGATTTGCCATGCCACTAAGAATGGGACTTGCAGAACAGATCTATGTTGTTACATCATCGGATTATATGGCAATATATGCTGCAAACAACATATGTCGCGGGATAAGTGAATTCGTTAAAAGAGGAGGAAGCAAATTAGGAGGATTAATATATAACGTAAGAGGGTCCATGGATGCATACGACATTGTAAATGAATTTGCAGATAAACTTGGTGCAAATATCGTAGGGAAAGTTCCAAACTCCCATTTAATACCTGAAGCAGAAATAGAAGGAAAAACTGTTATAGAATACGATCCTAATGACGAAATAAGCCAAGTGTATAGGGAGCTCGCAAAAAAAATTTATGAAAATAATGAAGGGACAATTCCAAAACCTTTGGAAAACATTGAAATAATGACTATCGGTAAAAAGATAAAAGAAAGACTAAAAAAAGAGAGAATGAAAAACTAA
- a CDS encoding THUMP domain-containing protein: MEKSKNIKNIKAGFLLSGEHEELPFAELKALLDVYEIDINNIDIFGNYYVLEGKFTSEIIKKIIKRGGYLNEGHLILLEYKINDSNTENDDKWLKDFYKKVEDLEIPLSPEDSFAVRVLKIDKESTINSMDVERELGRIVKDKTDSKVKLKNPLKVVRVVVLKDRIYLALILEKRDKEYFQKNRPHLRAYFHPGCILPKLARCLVNLSRLKKGDVLLDPFCGTGGFLIEGGFMGLKLIGSDIDDDMVNGTLLNLKSYNLTEHIISIKKWNAGDIKSFLKQLNVKYVDGIVTDPPYGISTSAKGNIEEILNNLGDVLKKDGYLVFASSRKINLDLELMEMYELYIHKSLTRYIHVYKKTDN; this comes from the coding sequence GTGGAAAAATCTAAAAATATTAAAAATATTAAAGCAGGATTTTTACTCAGTGGAGAACATGAAGAATTACCTTTCGCAGAGTTAAAAGCTTTATTGGATGTTTATGAAATCGATATAAATAATATAGATATTTTTGGGAATTATTACGTTTTAGAAGGTAAGTTTACCTCCGAGATTATTAAAAAAATTATTAAGCGAGGAGGATATTTAAACGAAGGACATTTAATACTTTTAGAGTATAAAATCAATGACAGCAATACAGAAAATGACGATAAATGGCTAAAAGATTTCTATAAAAAAGTCGAAGATCTAGAAATTCCCTTATCTCCAGAAGATAGCTTTGCAGTTCGTGTTTTAAAAATTGATAAAGAGAGTACAATAAACTCAATGGATGTTGAAAGAGAGCTCGGAAGGATAGTTAAGGATAAAACTGATTCTAAGGTAAAACTAAAAAACCCGTTAAAAGTTGTAAGGGTGGTTGTACTAAAAGATAGAATATACTTGGCATTAATTTTAGAAAAAAGAGATAAAGAATACTTTCAAAAAAACAGGCCTCACCTAAGAGCATATTTTCATCCTGGATGTATTTTACCAAAGCTTGCAAGGTGTTTAGTTAATTTATCTAGACTTAAAAAGGGAGATGTATTGTTAGATCCATTCTGTGGAACTGGAGGGTTTTTAATCGAAGGAGGTTTTATGGGACTTAAATTAATTGGAAGCGACATTGACGACGATATGGTAAACGGAACTCTCCTAAATCTCAAATCATACAATCTTACAGAGCATATAATCTCAATAAAAAAATGGAACGCAGGAGATATTAAGAGCTTTTTAAAGCAGTTGAATGTTAAATATGTCGATGGGATAGTTACAGATCCTCCCTATGGAATTTCAACCTCTGCAAAAGGGAATATTGAAGAAATTTTAAACAATCTAGGAGATGTTTTGAAAAAAGATGGGTACTTGGTTTTTGCATCGTCAAGAAAAATAAATTTAGACCTGGAATTAATGGAAATGTATGAGCTATATATACACAAGAGTTTAACAAGATATATTCATGTATATAAAAAGACAGATAATTAA
- a CDS encoding DUF367 family protein, with translation MKLFIYHANQCDPKRCTALKMGRLGKAKIINNHYKIPKGSILLNPFAEKTVSVEDRPIIEKYGILALDCSWKQAEKIFKKSGTKNQRSLPFLIAANPVNYGKPCKLSTLEAFIATLYITNYKNDAISLLNGFKWANAFIDVNSELLEKYRGKTSDEIIKIQNKVLGKL, from the coding sequence ATGAAGCTATTTATTTACCATGCAAACCAGTGTGATCCAAAGAGATGTACTGCATTAAAAATGGGCAGGTTGGGAAAGGCAAAGATAATAAACAACCACTACAAAATACCAAAAGGAAGTATATTACTCAATCCTTTTGCCGAAAAAACAGTTTCCGTTGAAGATCGTCCTATAATTGAAAAATATGGGATACTTGCACTGGACTGTTCATGGAAACAGGCAGAAAAAATATTTAAAAAATCTGGGACAAAAAATCAGCGTAGTTTACCATTTTTAATAGCAGCAAACCCTGTTAATTATGGAAAACCTTGTAAATTATCTACCTTAGAAGCATTTATAGCAACACTATATATCACAAACTATAAAAATGATGCCATCTCTTTATTAAATGGTTTCAAATGGGCAAATGCTTTTATAGATGTTAATAGTGAATTACTTGAAAAGTATCGTGGTAAAACATCAGATGAAATAATCAAAATTCAGAACAAAGTTTTAGGAAAACTTTAA
- a CDS encoding 50S ribosomal protein L40e → MAFEEAIKRIFMKKICMRCNARNSWKAKKCRKCGYSKLRPKAKEARG, encoded by the coding sequence ATGGCTTTTGAAGAAGCAATAAAAAGAATTTTTATGAAAAAAATCTGCATGAGATGCAACGCAAGAAACTCATGGAAAGCTAAAAAATGTAGAAAATGTGGATACTCAAAGTTAAGACCTAAAGCAAAAGAAGCTAGAGGATAA
- a CDS encoding homocitrate synthase family protein: MDWKAVSPYNPKLKLKDIYLYDTTLRDGEQTPGVCFSKEEKLEIARKLDELGIKQIEAGFPVVSEKEGDAVRSIANEGLNADILALCRVLKDDIDKALKCDVDGIITFIATSPLHLKYKFNKTLDEVEEMGMKAIEYAKDHGLFVAFSAEDATRTPIEDIIRIHKNAEEHGADRVHIADTVGCATPQSMEFICSELSKNLKKAHIGVHCHNDFGFAVINSIYGLIGGAKAVSTTVNGIGERAGNTSLEEIVMALKVLYDVDMGLNIEVLTELSKLVEKYSKIKVPENKPIVGEMVFYHESGIHVDAVLENPLTYEPFLPEKIGQKREIILGKHSGCKAVAHRLNELGMDATREDMWEIVKKIKATREKGIEINDEIFKKIVHEVIGKE; the protein is encoded by the coding sequence ATGGATTGGAAAGCAGTATCACCTTATAACCCAAAATTAAAATTAAAAGACATTTATCTGTATGATACAACATTAAGAGATGGAGAACAAACACCAGGTGTGTGTTTTTCCAAAGAAGAAAAACTAGAAATTGCTAGGAAATTAGATGAATTGGGAATTAAACAAATTGAAGCAGGATTTCCAGTAGTATCCGAAAAAGAGGGAGATGCAGTAAGATCAATCGCCAATGAAGGTTTAAACGCTGATATACTTGCCCTATGTAGGGTTCTAAAAGATGATATTGATAAAGCATTAAAATGTGACGTAGATGGTATAATAACATTTATAGCTACATCACCACTCCATTTGAAGTATAAATTTAATAAAACTCTTGATGAAGTAGAAGAAATGGGAATGAAAGCAATAGAGTATGCAAAAGACCATGGATTATTTGTTGCCTTCTCAGCTGAAGATGCTACAAGAACTCCAATCGAAGATATTATAAGAATTCATAAAAATGCAGAGGAACACGGTGCAGATAGGGTCCATATTGCGGATACAGTAGGTTGTGCCACACCACAGTCTATGGAATTCATATGTTCGGAATTAAGTAAAAATCTAAAAAAAGCACACATAGGTGTTCATTGCCACAATGATTTTGGATTTGCAGTTATAAACTCAATTTATGGTTTAATTGGGGGGGCTAAAGCTGTTTCAACCACAGTAAATGGAATAGGTGAAAGGGCAGGAAACACGTCTTTGGAAGAAATAGTAATGGCTTTAAAAGTACTCTATGATGTTGATATGGGCCTAAATATAGAAGTGCTCACTGAGCTCTCTAAACTGGTGGAAAAATATTCAAAAATAAAGGTTCCTGAAAACAAACCGATAGTTGGAGAAATGGTATTCTATCATGAAAGTGGAATACATGTAGATGCAGTTCTTGAAAATCCGCTAACTTATGAACCATTCCTACCTGAAAAAATTGGTCAGAAGAGGGAAATAATACTTGGAAAACATTCTGGATGTAAAGCTGTAGCTCATAGATTAAATGAATTAGGGATGGATGCTACAAGAGAGGACATGTGGGAAATTGTAAAGAAAATAAAAGCCACCAGGGAAAAAGGAATAGAAATAAATGATGAAATATTTAAAAAGATAGTACATGAAGTAATTGGAAAAGAATAA
- a CDS encoding methanogenesis marker 3 protein: protein MEVLVNDKPKSGKLLKDVISGEPYVEGANIVIIKGVKTKVEEESKKYRILTTKGPMILVITEHNETVEFWNKNYKSFENKTLRWKGVSDLAFGAITIDLNVSADKKKLKKWDVVLSISGLDKNEGHLVFIRKDLEEVYGLENPKIGILIGGKRVLSNLKPEDKIISIEPLRESKEEIDYVVTNDLNTKLQDGWKIYTYSEAEFDGPPKSVEHSLAIMEDGYFEVTEHTNTYVADCRLQTLLIDEENFEDRDRGVISVRNTGTGVGKVYIYKENRVSTLSHTIVGKITKGMDLVDFSDSGIITVLTKPERLNAIGKTQKEAKELFKKHNIKHNLDGIADEDAIVVDQSPEYTMDIIKSGEVTTKGISPDDILYIKIFDEDAPVTAWYFRKTTGLTTKRIGKLKVYLSHKDMAMFERNLEYAKGLLPENTPQDTLDGGYIAVTNMVKKYKGYIGVRLSKSDKYGPTGESFEGTNVVAKIVKNSDVLKKIKSGDTLYILEVKD from the coding sequence ATGGAAGTACTTGTAAATGATAAACCAAAGTCAGGGAAACTTCTTAAAGATGTCATAAGTGGGGAACCTTATGTTGAAGGGGCCAATATTGTAATTATCAAAGGGGTAAAAACAAAGGTAGAAGAAGAATCAAAAAAATATAGAATATTAACTACCAAAGGGCCCATGATTCTTGTAATAACGGAACATAACGAAACTGTAGAGTTCTGGAATAAAAACTACAAATCCTTTGAAAATAAAACTTTACGATGGAAAGGAGTATCGGATTTAGCATTTGGTGCGATAACAATAGACTTGAACGTAAGTGCCGACAAGAAAAAATTAAAAAAATGGGACGTTGTTTTAAGTATTTCTGGACTTGATAAAAATGAGGGACACCTTGTTTTTATTAGAAAAGACCTGGAAGAAGTATATGGTCTTGAAAATCCAAAAATAGGTATATTAATCGGTGGAAAAAGGGTTTTATCCAATTTAAAACCTGAAGATAAAATAATATCAATTGAGCCATTAAGGGAGTCTAAAGAGGAAATAGATTACGTTGTAACTAATGATTTAAACACTAAGCTACAGGACGGCTGGAAAATATATACCTACTCTGAAGCTGAATTTGATGGACCACCAAAAAGCGTTGAACACAGCCTTGCAATTATGGAAGATGGTTATTTCGAAGTTACAGAGCATACAAATACTTATGTCGCTGACTGTAGATTGCAGACTTTATTAATTGATGAAGAAAACTTTGAGGATAGGGATAGAGGAGTTATATCTGTTAGAAACACAGGAACTGGTGTAGGGAAGGTATATATTTACAAGGAAAATAGGGTTTCCACGTTATCCCATACGATAGTAGGTAAAATAACCAAAGGAATGGATTTAGTTGATTTTTCAGATAGTGGTATAATAACGGTATTGACTAAACCCGAGAGATTAAACGCTATTGGTAAAACCCAAAAAGAAGCTAAAGAACTGTTTAAAAAGCATAATATTAAACATAATTTAGACGGAATAGCTGATGAAGATGCGATTGTTGTAGATCAAAGCCCCGAATATACAATGGATATTATAAAAAGTGGAGAGGTAACCACAAAAGGAATATCTCCAGATGATATTCTTTACATTAAAATATTCGATGAAGACGCCCCTGTAACAGCATGGTACTTTAGAAAAACTACAGGATTAACCACAAAGAGAATAGGAAAACTAAAGGTATATCTAAGTCACAAGGATATGGCAATGTTTGAAAGAAATCTGGAATATGCAAAGGGATTGTTACCCGAAAACACCCCTCAAGATACATTGGACGGAGGTTACATAGCGGTAACAAACATGGTGAAGAAATATAAGGGATACATAGGAGTTAGACTAAGTAAAAGTGACAAATACGGTCCTACTGGTGAATCCTTTGAAGGAACCAATGTTGTTGCTAAAATAGTAAAAAATTCAGATGTTCTCAAAAAGATCAAAAGTGGGGATACCCTATACATACTGGAAGTTAAGGATTAA
- the yhbY gene encoding ribosome assembly RNA-binding protein YhbY, with the protein MSEITKDKRVTSKAKKILRAKSHDIGPVVWVGKEGVDKVIAEVKRQLKDKSLIKIKIRKSALESEDKKEIAEKIARETNSEIISLVGNVITLFRPKEGWKSYSTRKIKKNKYIQEFEMFRSNRNLRK; encoded by the coding sequence ATGAGTGAAATTACGAAAGATAAAAGAGTAACATCAAAAGCCAAGAAGATACTTAGGGCCAAGTCACACGATATAGGGCCTGTAGTATGGGTTGGGAAAGAAGGAGTCGATAAAGTAATTGCTGAAGTTAAAAGGCAACTAAAGGATAAAAGTCTTATAAAAATAAAAATAAGAAAAAGTGCACTGGAAAGTGAAGATAAAAAAGAAATTGCAGAAAAAATTGCCCGTGAAACCAACTCAGAAATAATAAGTTTGGTGGGTAATGTAATAACATTATTTAGGCCAAAAGAAGGCTGGAAAAGTTATTCTACTAGAAAAATTAAGAAAAATAAATACATTCAAGAATTTGAAATGTTTAGATCCAATAGAAATTTAAGAAAATAA
- a CDS encoding 30S ribosomal protein S19e produces the protein MVTVYDVPPTKLIEKLAEKLKEMGIEEPAWTKFVKTGAHKERRPEDDGWWYIRCASVLRKIYTNGPVGVERLRTAYGGRKNRGHAPERFVKGSGNIIRTALQALESKELVARTEKGRIITGKGQSLVDNTAKEIAE, from the coding sequence ATGGTAACTGTTTATGACGTCCCTCCAACAAAATTAATTGAAAAATTAGCAGAAAAGTTAAAAGAAATGGGCATTGAAGAACCAGCTTGGACAAAATTTGTTAAAACAGGAGCTCACAAGGAAAGAAGACCAGAAGATGATGGCTGGTGGTACATAAGATGTGCTTCAGTTCTAAGAAAAATATATACCAATGGTCCTGTTGGTGTTGAAAGATTAAGAACCGCATACGGTGGAAGAAAGAACAGAGGACACGCTCCTGAGAGATTTGTAAAAGGTAGTGGGAACATTATTAGAACTGCATTACAGGCTTTGGAAAGCAAAGAATTAGTTGCAAGAACAGAAAAAGGAAGAATTATCACTGGAAAAGGACAATCATTAGTTGATAATACTGCAAAAGAAATTGCGGAATAG
- a CDS encoding DNA-binding protein, translating to MDPEEIKKQKMLELQKRYEEEQNLQQIQQQQQMQYELQKQKILRQILSEEARSRLARIKLAKPEFAEQVEVQLIQLAQMGRLPIPVSDAQLKMLLDKIYEANKPKKEIKIMRK from the coding sequence ATGGACCCAGAAGAAATAAAAAAACAGAAAATGTTGGAACTACAAAAGAGATATGAAGAAGAACAAAATCTCCAACAGATCCAACAGCAACAACAAATGCAATACGAACTTCAAAAACAAAAAATACTTAGGCAAATTTTGTCCGAAGAAGCCAGATCAAGATTGGCAAGGATAAAACTCGCAAAACCTGAATTTGCCGAACAAGTTGAAGTGCAACTTATTCAGCTCGCCCAGATGGGAAGACTTCCTATTCCAGTTTCAGATGCTCAATTAAAAATGCTGTTAGATAAGATATACGAGGCCAATAAACCTAAAAAAGAAATCAAGATAATGAGAAAATAA